The Plutella xylostella chromosome 25, ilPluXylo3.1, whole genome shotgun sequence region ATCATATAGCTTTCTCCTTTTCTCGCGTTTAAAGATGTCTGTGATGCCTGATAGTATTGTGTAGTAAAGTCAGATACCGTGATAGTGAAAAAGTTTCATATAAGATCATATTACAATACTAAAACTCTTTATTtccttattaaatattataattattatgtaataaaacaaacaagatTTATAGGCATTATTACTTATTCTTATTACTCATAACCAAAATTAATGTCTTCCAGACAACATTCATAACTTTTATTACTTGTCTTGAGCACATTTATACATAGGTTTTTATCTAGTAGAATTTGGGGTCACTGATTTGATAAAGTAATCCGAAAAAGTGATGTCCTTATTTtcactgcaatttttttatcatgtttATATACAAACGcgcaataatattatgatagcCTACTCTCAGTTAGCACAAAGAATCGGATTTGGCTGTGTCGGattaaattagtttattaaggtaaTCGCGATCAATTGCATCTCTTTTCTAATGGATGCTTTTCTTGACACCCGGCCGAATTATATTCTTTCCGCTATCAGAGTGTATACTTTTTTTGAGGAATGCGTTTGGTTTCCTCAGTTGTCGTACGATGtttgtaaatacatagttGATTCACGTGGAGATGCGGCCGGATCCCGTTAGCATCTAATGGGCTTATGTGACGGACATAGGCTCAGTAGTCAACCTtctattaatataaattatttatgtaaaagagTTTTTTTTGCGATTTGTTGCATATTTACAGAATTTATCTATCAAGCTTGCttcacaatttttatttaagtatcgTGCTTGTGCTCGTAGAAGCTACTTATTATAGGATTCATTATTGAATATTATAGTTGAGGGCAGAAAAATCTGACCGCTCTCAGTAGAGTAGTTAGCATTATCACTCTTGAGAGGGGTAAGATTTCTTAGGCCAAAAACTGTACTTATCATTGTCCCGGTTGAAGGCAGGccagcgtgttttgaaactatacaaggccagaacgcagagggtgggactgctcgcgtatattttcaaattgaaatggtgccatgatttacttgaaagtatacaaggccattacgcactaatcgcgtatattttcaagtaagttaggccaaaattatggcttgaaaatatactgcagcagttaccactgcgtactaatcgtgtatattttcaagtgccaaagGGCAAtacgagcacttgaaactatacgtgattagttaccaggtagccgttttgatttacttgaatataaactgcaaaatagaacgctcccgtctaatgaagtccacgctccgtcctactcctgctcaaatccaggatcccgaaagctttcagtctgagctttgcgaccgcctgatatgtttagagaattgcgttacagttgacgatttaaataataggtttgtggaaactgtccgagaggtaggatcgaaatatttttcgtcccgaaccaaccgaggacctcaaaaactctcagatgggactctgagtctcataagagaacggagagaaatgaggttgcagtcttcagttgatatggtcgaatacagacgtctaaacagacagatcgccaaagcaagacgttgcgatatgagacgctacaattgcaagcgcattcaagacgcaatagagcaaaacaagggctccaaagtctttgctagagatcgacctgttcggcagactctgttgacccaactgaagaccgacactggcaacaccgtttcatcagtgcccgaaattctgggagaaattgagagattctacggacagctatacaccacaacacaaaaccctattaccagcggtgctcacgacagccgagcgccactcacccgacactataccgaagatattccggacgtcagtctagacgagattagtatagctctcaaacagctaaaaaacaacaaagctccgggagatgatggaataacgacagaacttctgaaagccggcggtagaccgattttaatagcacttcggaggctgtttaattccgtcatactcgaaggcacaagcccggaggcatggagcagaagtgtagtgactttgttcttcaagaaaggcaacaaagccctattgaagaattatagacccattgcacttctgagccatgtgtacaagctgttttcgagagttattacgaatcgtctcgagcaaagactcgacgacttccagccacccgaacaagccgggttccgaaaaggctatagtaccatagatcatatacacacgcttcggcaggttatacagaagaccgaggagtataatctacccttatgtctagcgtttgtggactatgagaaagcctttgattctattgagctctgggcgatgcttcaatcccttcagcggtgccatatagactatcgctatatcgaggtgttgagatgtatgtacaatgctgccacaatgtcagttcgattacacgaacatagcacaaaaccgatccagttgcaaaggggcgtgagacagggagatgttatttctccgaaactgttcacctgtgcactggaagatgtttttaagcttgtagagtggaaaagactgggcattaacgtcaatggcgaatatatctctcatctacgatttgctgatgacatagttattatggcggaaacgctggaggagttaggcgaaatgctcacagacctcaatgatgcctctaaacaagttgggctgaaaatgaacatggacaagacaaaggtcatgtcgaacgaacatgtttcatcatcgcccgtaactgtaggaggtgtcaccatcgaagttgtcgatcagtatccctacctaggacaagtgatccgattaggtaaatccaacttcgataaagaggtagctcgtagaatccaactcggatgggcagcgttcgggaaattacgacacatcttcactgaaaacatacctcagtgtctgaaaacaaaagttttcaatcagtgcgtgttgccagtgatgacttacggagccgagacgtggtgcttcaccaaagggcttatccacaagctcagagttgctcagcgtgctatggaaagggctatgttaggcgtgtccctgcgagataggattcgtaatgaagaaatccgcaggagaactaaagttaccgacatagccaaaaggattagcacgctgaagtggcaatgggctggccacgtagcccgcagagccgacgaccgctggagtagaaaggttctggagtggagaccccgtgtcggcaaacggcgtgtcggtcgccccccaacccgttggtctgatgatctgcggaaggtagcgggaagccgctggatgcagatggcgggtgaccgtttggggtggcgatcgttaggagaggcctatgtccaacagtggactacagaaggctgagagagagagagagccgttttgaattgttgctctctctttctttcatgcgaaatagtaataagtctattgctttctaaacattgcatcataattccgcacttggcattgttttcgtaacgtgttttttgtttacaccgtACAGGTAAAAAGTAATTtgatattaaactgtagaactgttgttaaTATGTAGTAGAAATTATCTCAGAAGAGGGTGttcattcataaaagacaactacggtgaattcaaaacttgatgaaaaatatgtctgtaataggtctatagagtagtaggtacctactacacttacgagcaatgaataagtccaagtagcaaaaagtcaacaccaaatgaccccaattatataaacatttaatttagaatttgatcaaaattttcatttttagttaaaaaaaaaacacgcactcacgccttgtactaatgtactcccttgcggggtaggcagaggtgcattgctgcacccaatTTTCGCcatagtgttatgttagtcccaatgtaatagggggcgggcctattgccattttacgggcacatccaagacccgagaacaaatatctgccccagccgggaatcgaacccgggactatcggctcagtagtcagggtcaccaACCACTACGCCAATCGGTCGTCAtcatttttagttggttattagtaataatattttgatgcgctgttaaatgcactttaatattgccgacggcgtcattaagctagtcttttccgtgagtgtagtaggtataactcttaatttatataaataataagatattagtattcttacttgcaagtatgattgctatatataccaatttatcaatcaaattagagcttgttcatctttatttattaacattctataggtatgacaggcagaacaagtgaATTGTAGTCATTTACATTTATCGAAATAGGTAAattagaatcagcatgtaggtataaattatatgcgacaagtatacgacaatcaagcaatgtgcgtaatagcaatgtatattttcaagaacgattcagtaaatcccaacttgaaagtatacgcgattagtacgcacaaatcgtgtatattttcaggtaaaatattattttttttcacttgaaactatacagtgctagtacactatgggtgcgttctggccttgtatagtttcaaaacacgcggcAGGCCAATGCATCTGATTCAGAAACAGGCATATTTTAACTCGCACATAAAGTTAATCAATCGCAAGAATACACGTTGCGAGAGAAAATTGATAGTGGGTTTTAAGTTTGCAACTTATAGTTTATGCTTTCAGTATTCATTGTCCTGCCGTCGGCATGAATATATCTCCCCACAGTTCTATCTCTCTGTACATATCTATTACCATACCATTCAACACCATTCAAAGGCCTATTCAGAGACATGCGACATTCATTTTCGCTGTCGAATATAGTTTATGTTTGAAAAGGCGTGAAAGGTTAGCGTCTGcgtatcggtatcgtacgtatcagACCGaatggattttcataaatttatgaataaaacagCAATGCCGCTGAAGTGGaagcacttgtgtgaatttctatacaaagaataccgAATGCGATGCTTCCACTGCCGTAAGATGCCGATAGACAGACgcttaggctgtttttaacagcatgcggatttaatctcgcacgcgggattgcccTGCACGCATTCATTTCGTGGCGGGAAAAAGGGCGTGCCATCCCGcatgcgtgatgaaatccgcatgctgttaaaacagccttACCTTCTCAAGCCTTCTCACCCAAGTCCTTACCACCCGCCACCTTCCAGTGACAGAGAAGGAGTCTCCGTCGCGGTCGGGCCCGTACGGCGTGCAGATCGTGAACACGGGCCCTGACCACACGTTCGTGCTAGACGAGGACGCCCTGGCTGACCTGCTGTTGAGAGATGATGTGAAGGACCGCGCCGTGGTGGTGATCTCCGTGGTGGGCGCGTTTAGGAAGGGGAAGAGTTTTTTGTTGGACTTCTTCTTGCGGTATATGCAGCACAAGGTGAGTGGCTTTGAAATTGTTTAATAACACTAGAGCTTGACTAGGGAGTCATTCATGGTATGGGGAAAGGATAAGCCACTCAGATTAGCTgccaatagggaatatgcgtaattttttttaatacttttattggatagttttacatcactttattatagtaaaaaaaattcaacgccaaaataagtaatttaaggtattttaaagaaagttaaaaaattacaaccatcacgaccactttgaaattcccgtcaggatggcgggctgtcgtgacgtcataatcgtttaatttcacggctcagaataatgagtcccgtcagtcggcatagattttttacctaatcaagtaatcacagaatacttttgtattttcaacaaaccaatgttgtcatggtaacaaacgaaaaaggaagtgtataaagtgtgatcagtggctgttttgtaatggtaataaagtgtaaccagtggctgttttgtaatgggagctcgtaaatagctgctagtagctcttttgaaatgggagcgcgcaaaccagaggacctttgtacacaatattacgctattatggcaatatgaatataaaataatatttgtattgtatgtaagtacttactgtaactttggttctcagtaagagagactagggttagtgggtcattctattctattatctgtgggggtgtaagaatctgcacctggctctcttgaatggaaccattgtgcatatctcaaaggtctaaacccccttatctaaactatcgaataagagtataaaaatatatgcatattccctaatatttgggcacacggctctcgacttttcaatagtctttgctgtccttttccgcagctggccacagtttactcgttcatactgcgtcataaatttaatgtgtccagttcttctgattacgagaattcttccataacttaatttagaaaaaaataacaacttttgaaatatactaacgactgccattataacctaaaagtagaaagagcaacttgtgtcatgttcatgtcataatacttacaatacaaatttaattttattgtgttgcaatatggagcatatttgagtggcttgttgactagcgaatggctgtttacgcctcattacaaaagaacaactagtggcagcccatacactaccaacaaaaaatataaaaagtcctaaactttgcaaacaaacaagcatatcaaacaagaagtggagaggttataggaggctaggatctactcgtattggaagaatttttatgtgatccatcgtatctgatcacaacgagcatcacaaatactcggtgacattaaaatttctttgtttacactagacatttatttaactatacgcaaaagcaaagaagtttttattctgagaatgatatataaagaattatgacgtcacatccgccctaagaaaatgggtgacgtttctcggaagttagaatttaccgaagtttttttgtacttttcaacttcatttacttgctcaaaaataaattataatcaaaaataatgatggagtcgtagttatgaaacaacaaagtttattataaataatatttgacctttatttgaaccacttgcatattccctatcgCCCAGGTTGCAGGTATGATGAGTATGATGTTATAGTGTACAGTTGATATGCCACTCGGGGAGGCTTCTTTCATGGATCCTTTCACACATCAAGATAGGGACACCATTATAAGAGTTGTCACTACGGGGATATATGAGTAAAACGGTTGCAAGACTAGTGACTACGTATATTGGATAATTCAAgtgtaaaaaagttattttttgctATGAAGCTACCCTTATTTGTATCAGACAAATAAGGGTAGCTTCATAGCAAAAAATAACTTGAAGAAAATAAACCTATAATCtgccatatttatttatgtttacagTATGgctccggcggcggcggcgactgGCTGGGCTCAGAGGACGCGCCGCTGCGCGGGTTCAGCTGGCGCGGCGGCTCCGAGAGAGACACCACCGGCATACTCATGTGGTCCGAGGTCTTCAAGACTACACTTGAGAATGGGGAGAAGGTATGCTTCAAGTTATTGTAGTAGACAGAGGTACAAGGGAGTGAAGTCTTTTCAtccttcttcttagcgtgccGGTAGCGGACATCCTAGCTCTTCTAATTCTTCTTGTGAAAGAATTATTTAGTCAGATTAGCATCAATCGGTGCCAGCTCTAGGCACTGTTCTGGGTGCGCCAGATAATAAAATGTTCGTTATtctattaggtaggtacaggtGAAGGCATACGGGAAAAGCTCCTATTGAGCAGTCCatcataaaaatctaaaccgGCTACTTGGCTGCTAAATACTGTCATACCGATTCCCATCTAATGCAGAGTTCTGTTTTTCTTCTTTACTATTTTTAACACGATCCTCTTTGCCTCCCCAGGTAGCGATAGTGCTGCTGGACACGCAGGGCGCGTTCGACAGCGAGTCCACGGTGCGCGACAACGCGACGGTGTTCGCGCTGAGCACCATGCTGTCCTCCACGCAGATCTACAACCTGTCGCAGAACATACAGGAGGACGACCTGCAGCATCTGCAGGTTTGTGGAATAAGCCTGTCTAGGACATGTTGTACCTACAGTTATACGGACTACGGCCGCCTAGCTCGAATCTAGCGGCACTGTGACCATCCAGTGACTGCAATTCACAGACCACCCTCTCATTGACCCCACTGACaatatatatctttatttgtacaactCACGCCGAGAAGTCTCGGCGAGAGGTTCATCGAGTTAACGGTTTTCGAGCTGAAAGACCGACACCGATCGTAGAACACCCGAGCGAGAGAACGAGAAGGCGAGAAACTCATCACACTCTCGGGTCTTCTTGGCGTGAGTCTGGATGAGCCATATGGATTTTGACAGGAGTATGATTCGGTGAAACGGTCTAAATATACATCATTCACAGAGTACCTAACAACCTCTCCAACAGTTGTTCACATCACAGAGTATCTAACACGCCTTCAAACAGTAATTCACAGACTACTCTCTCACCAACCCCTCCTCCAGTTGTTCACAGAGTACGGGCGCCTGGCTCTCGAGGCGAGCGGCACGACCCCCTTCCAGCGGCTGCAGTTCCTGGTGCGGGACTGGAGCTTCCCGTACGAGGCGCCGTACGGGGCCGAGGGGGGGAGGGAGATACTGCAGAGGAGGCTCAAGGTATACTAGACGCATGTTAGGGCTATGCTATTGCGTGGAAAGTGATGTTAATTATGATGGTCACCGTTGtaatggaaaaaaaaatcagAGCTCTGAGAGAAAACAAACACTATGATTATGGATTGTAGATTTCACTACAATATTCCATTGTATACTGCACCGCCTTGGATATTTGTGTGTGCAGTCACTATCACGAATATACATACGATCGGTAAATTGAGGACACCGCAAATGTTtactttttgacaaaaaattacgAGGGTAAATGTTTGCGTTGCAGTGCCGCAAGTGCTGCGCAGTGGAAGTGTTGCTGTTACTTCAACCTAGGTTAAATGCTCAAAAATACCGCTTACATTGACAATGAAAATTATTATCTAATAAGCAATCATCATCTTCTGGACATAGGACTCACCCACAAATCACCACCGCATTATGCCCTCGAATGCATTAAATAATCCGTTAACCCCTCAGACGTCAGACAACAAGCACCCGGAGCTGCAGTCGCTGCGGCAGCACATCACGTCGTGCTTCTCCGAGATCGCGTGCTTCCTGATGCCGCACCCGGGGCTCAGGGTCGCCACCAGCCCGGCCTTTGATGGACGCCTGCAGGGTAACAATACTGTTCAATTACTCGGAAATTTGTTGGTCACGCGTGGTCCACTCAATGATCACCCGGGGTATACTGGATCACCTGTCGTTTGCAAGTGGACGGTGATTGCTACTGCCAACTTCTAACGTATGTTTCATCATCCTGCTGATTTCCAAAAGATTTTGAAAATCATTTCTTACTATTTAATTCAACTGGCGCATTTATAGGTATTTCTTATAACCAAAAACGTATAAAAGAAAATCACTATGGTAAggttacatacctacataacccGCCGTTGTTTTGTTCATACAATGCGTCTAACAAACACCTCTTCCCCCACAGACATAGAGCCAGAGTTCAAGCGCTCGCTCCAACAGCTGGTCCCCATGCTACTCTCCCCGCAGGCACTAGTGCCGAAGCTCATCAACGGACAGAAGGTGACCTGTCGCGACCTGCTGCAGTACTTCAAGTCCTACATGAATATTTACAAGGGCAATGAGCTGCCGGAGCCCAAGAGTATGTTGGCGGTGAGTTCGTTAATAGATTaatgcctagtttcaccatagtctgatcattaacacccctgttacattgtaatgtcatcaattatacgtcatctccatattaaattcttgacagatgtgtcaaaagtgtACAACTAATgtcttgttatgatctaacataGTATGGTGAAACAGTTTCATCATGTTTCACTGAAACTGGGGCTAAGTTCCTTCACCTTCTGAcagataattaaaaaaaatatggtatgtaagtaagtaacacGTATACAACactccaaaaaaaatattgaaactcTCCTTTACATTTCCCTATGTTCCTTGATGCGTTCTCTATTCTCACCCAACAACCTAACCTTCCACAGGCGACAGCCGAAGCGAACAACCTGACCGCCGTGGCCGAAGCCAAGGAGGTCTACACGCGTCTCATGGAGGAGATCTGCGGGGGCGCCAAGCCGTACCTGCAGTCCGCGATGCTGGAGGCCGAGCACCATCGCGTGCGCGACAAGGCGTTACACGCGTTCCAGTCTAAGCGGAAGATGGGGGGCGATGTTATTAGTGAGGGGTACTGTAAGCAGCTTACACAGGTTAGTGGTGGTGATTTGGTGTAGTGTTTGGTTTATTTGTGAATTTAGACAAAGTTTCATCATAATCAGGCAATAGTAATTCTCTGCTGCACAAAGACCTTTATcgaagagtttttttttgtcttttaaCAATCTACTTCCCATTcgtaatgaaattctagatgGAGACGAATGGGGGCAAGAAAGTATTCGAGCAGAATTATTTTTAGGATTCCGTACCCCATAAGTTAAAAACAGATCCCTCTGTTTCGAACGGTTTCTCTGTCCGATAGGCAAGAGCCTTTATCTCTGAAAGGCGTGGAGGTATCATCTTTCAGTTTaaaccatattattatattcaagtCAATGGATGGCTAAAATCTATTTTGACCCTCACTCACCATT contains the following coding sequences:
- the LOC105381924 gene encoding atlastin isoform X3, giving the protein MAEFDEHKHRETNSLEGEVTEKESPSRSGPYGVQIVNTGPDHTFVLDEDALADLLLRDDVKDRAVVVISVVGAFRKGKSFLLDFFLRYMQHKYGSGGGGDWLGSEDAPLRGFSWRGGSERDTTGILMWSEVFKTTLENGEKVAIVLLDTQGAFDSESTVRDNATVFALSTMLSSTQIYNLSQNIQEDDLQHLQLFTEYGRLALEASGTTPFQRLQFLVRDWSFPYEAPYGAEGGREILQRRLKTSDNKHPELQSLRQHITSCFSEIACFLMPHPGLRVATSPAFDGRLQDIEPEFKRSLQQLVPMLLSPQALVPKLINGQKVTCRDLLQYFKSYMNIYKGNELPEPKSMLAATAEANNLTAVAEAKEVYTRLMEEICGGAKPYLQSAMLEAEHHRVRDKALHAFQSKRKMGGDVISEGYCKQLTQDLEEQFAQFAAHNESKNIFKAARTPSVYFTIAMVFYVLSGACALLGLYALANLCNMAMFVALLTLVLWAYIRYSGEMRELGVTIDDAANMLWDNVMKPMYQACLEKSLEHAAAAAAERALGPPTANGKHKQL
- the LOC105381924 gene encoding atlastin isoform X2, whose translation is MTGGADRSLEPEQAVVGKLSLRFQANDIVIEDLTEKESPSRSGPYGVQIVNTGPDHTFVLDEDALADLLLRDDVKDRAVVVISVVGAFRKGKSFLLDFFLRYMQHKYGSGGGGDWLGSEDAPLRGFSWRGGSERDTTGILMWSEVFKTTLENGEKVAIVLLDTQGAFDSESTVRDNATVFALSTMLSSTQIYNLSQNIQEDDLQHLQLFTEYGRLALEASGTTPFQRLQFLVRDWSFPYEAPYGAEGGREILQRRLKTSDNKHPELQSLRQHITSCFSEIACFLMPHPGLRVATSPAFDGRLQDIEPEFKRSLQQLVPMLLSPQALVPKLINGQKVTCRDLLQYFKSYMNIYKGNELPEPKSMLAATAEANNLTAVAEAKEVYTRLMEEICGGAKPYLQSAMLEAEHHRVRDKALHAFQSKRKMGGDVISEGYCKQLTQDLEEQFAQFAAHNESKNIFKAARTPSVYFTIAMVFYVLSGACALLGLYALANLCNMAMFVALLTLVLWAYIRYSGEMRELGVTIDDAANMLWDNVMKPMYQACLEKSLEHAAAAAAERALGPPTANGKHKQL
- the LOC105381924 gene encoding atlastin isoform X4 produces the protein MTGGADRSLEPVTEKESPSRSGPYGVQIVNTGPDHTFVLDEDALADLLLRDDVKDRAVVVISVVGAFRKGKSFLLDFFLRYMQHKYGSGGGGDWLGSEDAPLRGFSWRGGSERDTTGILMWSEVFKTTLENGEKVAIVLLDTQGAFDSESTVRDNATVFALSTMLSSTQIYNLSQNIQEDDLQHLQLFTEYGRLALEASGTTPFQRLQFLVRDWSFPYEAPYGAEGGREILQRRLKTSDNKHPELQSLRQHITSCFSEIACFLMPHPGLRVATSPAFDGRLQDIEPEFKRSLQQLVPMLLSPQALVPKLINGQKVTCRDLLQYFKSYMNIYKGNELPEPKSMLAATAEANNLTAVAEAKEVYTRLMEEICGGAKPYLQSAMLEAEHHRVRDKALHAFQSKRKMGGDVISEGYCKQLTQDLEEQFAQFAAHNESKNIFKAARTPSVYFTIAMVFYVLSGACALLGLYALANLCNMAMFVALLTLVLWAYIRYSGEMRELGVTIDDAANMLWDNVMKPMYQACLEKSLEHAAAAAAERALGPPTANGKHKQL
- the LOC105381924 gene encoding atlastin isoform X1, with amino-acid sequence MAEFDEHKHRETNSLEGEEQAVVGKLSLRFQANDIVIEDLTEKESPSRSGPYGVQIVNTGPDHTFVLDEDALADLLLRDDVKDRAVVVISVVGAFRKGKSFLLDFFLRYMQHKYGSGGGGDWLGSEDAPLRGFSWRGGSERDTTGILMWSEVFKTTLENGEKVAIVLLDTQGAFDSESTVRDNATVFALSTMLSSTQIYNLSQNIQEDDLQHLQLFTEYGRLALEASGTTPFQRLQFLVRDWSFPYEAPYGAEGGREILQRRLKTSDNKHPELQSLRQHITSCFSEIACFLMPHPGLRVATSPAFDGRLQDIEPEFKRSLQQLVPMLLSPQALVPKLINGQKVTCRDLLQYFKSYMNIYKGNELPEPKSMLAATAEANNLTAVAEAKEVYTRLMEEICGGAKPYLQSAMLEAEHHRVRDKALHAFQSKRKMGGDVISEGYCKQLTQDLEEQFAQFAAHNESKNIFKAARTPSVYFTIAMVFYVLSGACALLGLYALANLCNMAMFVALLTLVLWAYIRYSGEMRELGVTIDDAANMLWDNVMKPMYQACLEKSLEHAAAAAAERALGPPTANGKHKQL